A window of Cryptomeria japonica chromosome 3, Sugi_1.0, whole genome shotgun sequence contains these coding sequences:
- the LOC131874089 gene encoding glycine-rich protein 23-like, with the protein MASQTKIICYVLLGLIFASTLIDAAVTEERGGGERGGGGGRGGGGGRGGGGGGGGGGRGGGRGVSETDGGLGRGGGRGGGGPGRGGGGGRGGGPPGHGI; encoded by the coding sequence ATGGCATCCCAAACGAAGATAATATGTTATGTTCTGTTGGGCCTTATATTTGCGTCCACCCTGATTGACGCTGCGGTGACAGAAGAGCGTGGTGGTGGAGAGCGTGGTGGTGGAGGAGGGCGTGGTGGAGGAGGTGGAcgcggtggtggtggtggtggtggtggtggtggtcgtGGAGGAGGACGTGGAGTGAGCGAGACTGATGGTGGTCTAGGACGTGGTGGTGGACGCGGTGGAGGTGGTCCAGGacgtggtggtggtggtggtcgtGGAGGTGGTCCTCCTGGCCATGGTATCTAG